One genomic window of Phalacrocorax aristotelis chromosome 21, bGulAri2.1, whole genome shotgun sequence includes the following:
- the LOC142067384 gene encoding omega-hydroxyceramide transacylase-like yields LDEVKLIAFKAVKSSFWWWLPGQRTINTLRNILNHFLPTNAHQLVSGKLHVIITRVHDWRSIAVSEFASREDLIQALICSCFIPVYFGLLPPVYHGVRYVDGELGMWRANFISQSTITISAFAGEYDICPKDGPAAFFTFHISDCTLQISKRNFYRFQCIFQLPPLQVLDQLLTQGYEDTVSYLKRLSEFRINYLDEGFMLSLSNKSLQKGEGTLNRKPETRILHSRATDPEDVTKENAGTIQAAGEVEEEDLHHLLHQQKAANSEGSKCEPTSTVSRSRPPKV; encoded by the exons ttagatGAGGTAAAGCTGATTGCCTTCAAAGCTGTGAAAAGCTCTTTCTGGTGGTGGCTCCCTGGACAAAGAACGATTAACACCTTAAGGAATATCTTAAACCACTTTCTGCCTACGAACGCCCACCAGCTGGTATCTGGAAAGCTGCATGTTATCATCACCCGTGTGCACGACTGGAGAAGCATCGCGGTTTCAGAGTTTGCCTCAAGGGAGGACCTCATTCAG GCCCTAATATGCAGCTGCTTCATCCCTGTGTATTTTGGACTTTTACCTCCTGTGTACCATGGGGTG cgTTATGTTGATGGGGAACTCGGCATGTGGCGGGCCAACTTCATTTCCCAGAGCACGATCACCATATCTGCTTTCGCCGGCGAATACGACATCTGTCCCAAAGATGGCCCAGCTGCCTTCTTCACTTTCCACATCTCTGACTGTACTTTACAGATATCAAAAAGAAACTTCTACCGCTTCCAGtgtatttttcagcttcctcCACTTCAA GTTCTGGACCAGCTTTTAACCCAAGGCTATGAGGACACAGTCTCCTACTTAAAAAGACTGA GTGAATTTAGAATAAATTACCTTGATGAGGGCTTTATGCTTTCATTGTCCAATAAATCACTTCAGAAAGGTGAAGGGACCCTCAACAGGAAGCCAGAAACAAGAATACTTCACTCCAGAGCCACAGACCCTGAGGATGTCACCAAAGAGAATGCAGGGACCATCCAGGCAGCAGGTGAAGTGGAAGAGGAAGACCTGCACCACCTTCTCCACCAACAGAAAG ctgcaAATTCAGAAGGGTCCAAATGTGAGCCTACCTCCACTGTCAGCAGAAGCAGGCCTCCGAAGGTGTAA